Sequence from the Microbacterium dextranolyticum genome:
ACGAAAGAACAGCAGCGCGAGTCGATTCCGACGGCGCGACGGGTGGATGCCCGGGGATGCCACGAGGGCGACGGGAGCCGCCCTCGGCGCCGGCGCCGCGCGGCGGAGAGGCAAATCCCGCCGCTTGGCCTGCCCAGCCGCGACAATGGTCCCGTGGAGCGGTCGATCGAGACCCAGGTCAGCCAGGCAGTCGATGCCTGGCTGCGATGGCTGCCGCGGTGGGCGCCGGCCACGCACCGCGGACGCGTCGCGCCCTGCCGCCGCTGCATCGGCTCGCCCGTGCTGTCGGCGGCCGGCCTCGGGTCGGATGTTCCGCACGGCGTCCAGCACGGACTGTCCACCCGCATCAAGACGATCGTCGACCATGCCGTCGCCGACTACACCGAGCAGAACCTGCCGATGCTCCAGGCCGAGCTCGACCAGCAGGCTGAACGCAACCGCGCCCGCAGCTACCGGCCCTCGGAAGGGCTCGACCCCGAGTTCGACGGACTGCCGCTGGACCCCGATCCCGATCCCGGCTCACCGTTCCTGTTCACGATCGGGGGGCTCGCCGACGAGGCCGATGCCGTCGTGCCCGCCCTGCCCCCGCTCAGCGAGGCCGCGAAAGCAGCCCTGCGGCAAGAGGTCGGGCTCGCCGACGACTACGCCAACATGATCGGCCGTGAGGTGTGCACCGTGCTGCTGCATCACCGCCTGCGCATCCAGGCGGCGATCGCGCAGCACGTCGAGCCCCAGGTCGCCGCGATGCTCGAGGAGCTGACCCGGTCGCTCGACGCGCCCTTCGACCCCCGCGCCGACCCGGGCCTATCCGAGCCGTAGCAGGTGCTGCGGCCCGCGCCGCGACGCGGGAGCGCCGGAGCGGTCTTGCGCTCGTACCCATCGGGCCGTTCCCGCCCCCTCTCCGGAGCGACCCGCGTCGAGGTGGCCGAAGCGCTCGGACCGTCCCTGGCCGGACGCCTCGCCCGGGGAGCCGCC
This genomic interval carries:
- a CDS encoding spermidine/putrescine ABC transporter substrate-binding protein gives rise to the protein MERSIETQVSQAVDAWLRWLPRWAPATHRGRVAPCRRCIGSPVLSAAGLGSDVPHGVQHGLSTRIKTIVDHAVADYTEQNLPMLQAELDQQAERNRARSYRPSEGLDPEFDGLPLDPDPDPGSPFLFTIGGLADEADAVVPALPPLSEAAKAALRQEVGLADDYANMIGREVCTVLLHHRLRIQAAIAQHVEPQVAAMLEELTRSLDAPFDPRADPGLSEP